From Brassica oleracea var. oleracea cultivar TO1000 chromosome C3, BOL, whole genome shotgun sequence, a single genomic window includes:
- the LOC106332695 gene encoding uncharacterized protein LOC106332695, translating into MALQWLILSYVVAAEVVIAVILTLPYPMLLKKRIVSLVSLILQPAASIVAFAGFQLLDLYWKNEHRLMCSSEVCTATERDRYEKSIYKAQRNVVLCAAGILLYWCIFRICKYNKDLEHLEELEKRCKAE; encoded by the exons ATGGCATTGCAATGGCTGATTCTATCTTACGTTGTTGCTGCAGAGGTCGTGATCGCCGTGATCTTGACTCTCCCTTACCCTATGCTCCTCAAGAAACGAATCGTGTCGCTTGTCTCGCTCATACTCCAGCCTGCCGCTTCCATCGTCGCCTTCGCTGGATTTCAACTCCTCG ATCTTTACTGGAAGAATGAGCATAGACTAATGTGCTCATCTGAGGTCTGCACTGCTACAGAGCGTGATCGCTACGAGAAATCC ATCTACAAGGCTCAACGGAACGTGGTTCTGTGTGCAGCTGGGATCCTTCTCTACTG GTGTATTTTCCGCATCTGCAAGTACAACAAAGACCTTGAGCATTTGGAGGAATTAGAGAAAAGATGCAAGGCAGAGTAG
- the LOC106328021 gene encoding uncharacterized protein LOC106328021 → MDAATASLIQSPLLPHETSRNGAGSMFLTISGGFTPSGSKLQLRLKQNAFTRFSKPLQTSTTTASKTRRSFVVKASAASDDASSKPIAPLQLESPAGQFLSQILVSHPHLVPAAVEQQLEQLQTDRDSQGQNTDSSSSVPGTDIVLYRRIAELKENERHRTLEEILYALVVQKFMEANVSLIPSITPSSSDPSGRVDTWPNKVEKLEQLHSPEMYEMIHNHLALILGSRIGDLTSVAQISKLRVGQVYAASVMYGYFLKRVDQRFQLEKTMKLLPGSGGADESKSSVEQPEDVTSIHPEVGSFAGGVSAKGFGSEIKPSRLRTYVMSFDSETLQRYATIRSREAVGIVEKHTEALFGKPEIVITPQGTVDSSKEEQIKISFGGMKRLVLEAVTFGSFLWDVESHVDARYQFVLN, encoded by the exons ATGGACGCCGCAACCGCGAGTTTGATCCAATCTCCCCTCTTACCGCATGAAACTTCCCGCAACGGTGCTGGATCTATGTTCCTTACGATCAGTGGCGGGTTCACACCTTCTGGTTCAAAACTTCAACTTCGACTAAAG CAAAACGCGTTCACTAGATTCTCAAAACCATTGCAAACGTCAACAACAACAGCTTCCAAAACTCGGAGAAGCTTTGTGGTTAAAGCTTCGGCAGCATCTGATGACGCTTCCTCCAAACCTATCGCCCCGCTTCAGCTGGAGTCTCCCGCTGGTCAGTTCCTCTCTCAGATTCTGGTGAGCCATCCTCATCTCGTCCCTGCTGCTGTTGAACAGCAGCTTGAGCAGCTCCAAACTGATCGTGACTCTCAGGGACAGAACACAGATTCATCATCGTCCGTCCCTGGAACCGACATCGTTCTCTACAG GAGAATAGCTGAGTTGAAGGAGAACGAGAGACACAGGACGTTAGAAGAGATTCTATACGCATTGGTGGTTCAAAAGTTCATGGAAGCTAACGTATCACTCATACCATCAATAACCCCATCATCATCAGATCCCTCTGGTCGTGTTGATACTTGGCCGAACAAAGTAGAGAAGCTTGAGCAGCTTCACTCTCCCGAGATGTACGAGATGATTCACAACCATCTAGCCTTAATCCTCGGGAGCAGAATTGGTGACTTGACTTCTGTCGCGCAGATAAGCAAACTCAGAGTTGGGCAAGTCTACGCTGCTTCTGTCATGTATGGATACTTCTTGAAGCGTGTGGACCAAAGGTTTCAGCTTGAGAAGACGATGAAGCTTCTTCCTGGTTCTGGTGGGGCTGATGAGAGTAAATCAAGCGTTGAGCAACCAGAGGATGTGACGTCGATTCACCCGGAGGTTGGTTCATTTGCGGGTGGAGTTAGTGCTAAGGGCTTTGGGAGTGAGATTAAACCGTCCCGGTTAAGAACGTACGTGATGTCGTTTGATAGTGAGACGCTTCAGAGATACGCTACCATTAGGTCAAGAGAAGCGGTTGGGATCGTAGAGAAGCACACTGAGGCGTTGTTTGGTAAGCCTGAGATTGTGATCACACCGCAGGGGACGGTTGATTCATCCAAGGAGGAGCAGATAAAGATTAGCTTTGGTGGAATGAAGAGGCTTGTCTTGGAGGCTGTGACTTTTGGGTCGTTTCTTTGGGATGTTGAAAGTCATGTTGATGCTAGGTACCAGTTTGTATTGAACTAG
- the LOC106333564 gene encoding F-box protein At3g17710-like encodes MAPENLPWDLEEKILSGLPPLYLVRFRTVSQHWNALLNDTRFINNHLARVRPQIIFLTDSKVYSIDIDLCRGGVDPTIEVREIPSDFPYQATDLTHTTITTCDGFLFRDFWKQGVAIWNPWLRQVGWIEYVDKDFHFCGVGYDRTRADKSYKILGYFNCLRTVSNTYQVGYKKVAVYECASHALKFLDVPFKQWPNMAPLSLNGNLYWVTSNPEDTHRHEYVIRSFDFSSEMFKTFCLLPCRKNHSRDEFLLAFYKRDGLSLLKQCYVTGLIEIWVTKNKIGEEEVEWINLMTLPTSNLPMLINKLCGVSYFISDKTLIMCCGDDETGAACFYIVREDMCKKIQIDLGIVRFSHSVYLPNFISVPSEFRPLRV; translated from the coding sequence ATGGCGCCGGAGAATCTTCCATGGGATTTGGAGGAAAAGATACTCTCTGGGCTTCCACCTCTATATCTTGTTCGTTTCAGAACCGTATCTCAACACTGGAACGCTCTTTTAAACGACACGAGGTTCATCAACAACCACTTGGCTCGTGTCCGTCCCCAAATCATTTTCCTGACCGATTCCAAGGTTTACTCCATTGACATTGATCTCTGTAGAGGAGGCGTTGATCCAACGATAGAGGTGCGTGAGATACCATCCGATTTTCCTTATCAAGCTACGGACTTGACGCATACAACCATCACAACTTGCGATGGGTTCTTGTTTCGTGACTTTTGGAAGCAAGGTGTTGCGATTTGGAACCCGTGGCTAAGACAAGTTGGTTGGATCGAGTACGTTGATAAAGACTTCCATTTTTGCGGTGTAGGGTACGATAGGACAAGAGCCGACAAGAGTTACAAGATCTTGGGGTACTTTAACTGTCTCCGTACGGTTAGCAACACTTACCAAGTAGGTTATAAAAAAGTTGCGGTCTACGAGTGTGCATCTCACGCGTTAAAGTTTCTTGATGTCCCTTTCAAGCAGTGGCCCAATATGGCACCTTTGTCCTTGAACGGGAATCTTTATTGGGTCACTAGCAACCCGGAGGACACTCATCGTCATGAGTATGTCATCCGAAGCTTTGATTTCTCGAGTGAGATGTTCAAAACCTTTTGTCTCCTCCCTTGTCGGAAGAACCATTCTCGCGATGAATTCCTCCTTGCGTTTTATAAGAGAGATGGGCTTTCGTTATTGAAGCAATGCTATGTAACAGGTTTGATTGAGATTTGGGTGACCAAGAACAAGATAGGCGAAGAGGAAGTGGAGTGGATAAACTTGATGACTTTGCCGACAAGTAATTTACCGATGCTGATTAATAAGCTCTGCGGGGTTAGTTACTTCATCTCTGACAAGACTCTAATTATGTGTTGTGGCGACGATGAAACTGGAGCAGCTTGCTTCTATATTGTGAGGGAAGATATGTGCAAGAAGATTCAAATAGATCTTGGGATTGTTAGGTTTTCTCACTCTGTTTATCTTCCAAATTTTATCTCGGTTCCTTCTGAATTCAGACCGCTGCGAGTTTAA
- the LOC106329469 gene encoding F-box protein At3g17710-like produces the protein MEPVNLPWDVEKEILSRLPPLSLVRFRTVSQHWNGLLNDKKFVNNHLARVRPQIIFLTESKVYSIDIDLGKPLDPTIEVHEIPSVFPYKATDLTHTAITSCDGFLFRDFWKQGVAIWNPWLRQVGWIEYVDKGFHFCGVGYDRTRPDKTYKILGYFNCLRTVSDTYQVGYKRIAVYECASHAVKFLDVPFKQWPNMGPLSLNGNLYWVTSNPDDTNEYLIRSFDFSNEMFRTFCLLPCRKNHSRDELVLAVYKRDGFSLLKQCYVTGEIEVWVTKNKISEEDLLVTP, from the coding sequence ATGGAGCCCGTGAATCTTCCGTGGGATGTGGAGAAAGAGATCCTCTCTCGACTTCCACCTCTATCTCTTGTTAGATTCAGAACCGTATCTCAACACTGGAACGGTCTTTTAAATGACAAGAAGTTCGTCAACAACCACTTGGCTCGTGTCCGTCCCCAAATCATTTTCCTGACCGAATCCAAGGTTTACTCGATTGACATCGATCTCGGCAAACCCCTTGATCCAACCATAGAGGTGCATGAGATACCATCTGTTTTTCCTTATAAAGCTACGGACTTGACGCATACCGCCATCACGTCTTGTGATGGGTTCTTATTTCGTGACTTTTGGAAGCAAGGTGTTGCGATTTGGAACCCGTGGTTAAGACAAGTTGGTTGGATCGAGTACGTCGATAAGGGCTTCCATTTTTGCGGTGTAGGGTACGATAGGACTAGACCCGACAAGACTTACAAGATCTTGGGGTACTTTAACTGTCTCCGTACGGTAAGCGACACTTACCAAGTAGGTTACAAAAGAATTGCGGTCTACGAGTGTGCATCTCACGCGGTGAAGTTTCTTGATGTCCCTTTCAAGCAGTGGCCCAACATGGGACCTTTGTCCTTAAACGGGAATCTCTATTGGGTCACTAGCAATCCTGATGACACTAATGAGTATCTCATCAGAAGCTTTGATTTCTCCAATGAGATGTTCAGAACCTTTTGTCTCCTTCCTTGTCGGAAGAACCATTCTCGCGATGAACTTGTCCTCGCGGTTTATAAGAGAGATGGTTTTTCATTGTTAAAGCAATGCTATGTAACGGGTGAGATAGAAGTTTGGGTGACAAAGAACAAAATCAGTGAAGAGGACTTGCTGGTGACGCCATAG
- the LOC106334358 gene encoding putative F-box protein At3g17480: protein MMMLELPKDLVEEILSRLPATTLKRLQSTCKQWNDIINDREFAGKHFSKAAKQHLVVMLKNFNVHLISVNVDGIHIDPSIKDIGELSLNKPYQVYINGMVHCNGLLLCITKGYTPMVWNPCTGKINWVVEPSRAYDVYDKFAFGYEYKKSCYNFKILRIQYVCGRETHTYTTHGKEIYDFNSSSWRTLNVTRIWPLISPVVSLKGNAYWFTYEYKEGLRNSSLLSFDFSKEIFGNICVPFQFNGDYLVELSVIRENKLAVLLQRWALEIEMWVTDYIEPNGNGVPWNHFLAVDLGVTIPPISDVFSYAMSFFIDEDNKVGLIWDNNMDVRVYIVGEDYYREIVVGEKGICLPLMCCYVPSLLQI from the exons ATGATGATGTTGGAACTTCCAAAAGATTTGGTAGAGGAGATATTATCCAGACTTCCGGCTACTACTCTAAAACGATTACAATCTACTTGTAAACAGTGGAATGATATAATAAATGATCGAGAATTCGCCGGAAAACACTTTAGCAAAGCAGCAAAACAACATTTGGTTGTCATGTTGAAGAACTTTAACGTCCATTTAATTAGTGTAAACGTCGATGGAATTCACATTGATCCATCTATAAAGGATATAGGTGAACTTAGCCTAAACAAGCCATATCAAG TATATATAAATGGCATGGTTCACTGCAACGGTTTACTGCTTTGCATAACCAAAGGATATACACCCATGGTTTGGAATCCGTGCACGGGAAAAATCAATTGGGTCGTCGAACCAAGTAGAGCTTACGATGTATACGATAAATTTGCTTTCGGATACGAATACAAGAAATCGTGCTATAACTTCAAAATTTTAAGGATCCAATATGTGTGTGGTCGAGAAACTCATACATATACTACACATGGTAAAGAAATCTATGATTTTAACTCATCTTCATGGAGGACCCTTAATGTCACACGCATATGGCCCTTAATATCTCCTGTGGTATCGCTAAAAGGAAATGCTTACTGGTTTACTTACGAATATAAAGAAGGTTTACGTAATAGTTCCTTACTAAGTTTTGATTTTTCGAAAGAGATATTTGGAAACATTTGTGTACCATTCCAGTTTAACGGTGACTATCTTGTGGAATTATCCGTTATTAGAGAAAATAAACTTGCAGTGCTACTACAGCGTTGGGCATTAGAGATTGAGATGTGGGTCACAGATTATATTGAACCCAATGGTAACGGTGTACCGTGGAATCATTTTTTGGCAGTGGACCTAGGGGTAACAATACCACCAATTTCAGATGTGTTTTCCTATGCGATGAGTTTTTTCATCGATGAAGATAATAAAGTCGGTTTAATATGGGATAATAACATGGATGTTAGGGTATACATTGTTGGTGAAGATTATTACAGAGAAATCGTTGTTGGGGAAAAAGGAATTTGTCTCCCACTTATGTGCTGCTATGTTCCAAGCTTGTTGCAAATATAG